The genomic stretch gctagaAGTGCAATCATCATGATGCAGAGCCTGCAGCAATAAGTTggattatttctcagccatttttcaacagcaaagtgaatcagaaaggaaaaaaaacaaaacccatccaCAACCTCAACACAAGCAAAATAATCACACCTCCCTCTCCTTttccagcatctcatcttcccatattttcaatggcggctgtgGTAGAAGttacacaacccacctgaaactggctcacgacacacctagtggctcccaacccacagtttgagaaacactgctttaagggaTTGGTCAGGCAGTGGATGATGCCTTCAGGTCGGGTTATGGCCCTCAGGAAGGGGTGGTCAGGCAACAAGTTCAATTCCCCCTTAAGTGCGGGGAATTTCAGTCATACAGATAGATCCTAATAAGGAAAACAAATTGgtagtacagtgaaccctcaattgaATGAAATAATAGGAAGGGGTGAAAGTTCGTGCTGAAAGTCAATTAAATCCAAATACCCTGAAGTAAATGGAGACATGCATCTGCAAAATATATACAACTAGTTTTCAACGGAGAAGATAGTGCCCATTTTTGAAATCTGTGAAATCGACTTCTGAAGTTGGTTTAAtcaaagtctgttaaattgagggttcactgtatcacAGTGATTCGTGCTGGACCCCAACTTGGACAATGACTGGCAAAGCCCAGTTCATAGACTCTAGCAAACAATAACTGGCAATTTTGAcccattttatttttagaaaaacaagaacaagcaagACACTTCATCTACATTTCAAATGAACGCTGCAAAAGTGCAAGAATTTTTCAAACATCACTTATTTGATGCAAACAAGGCACTCAACTTTTGTTGACTGACTGAAAACCAGTTTTAACACTCCTAAGACATCTAAGGCTTCTCTCCTGAGTGGGTTCTCTTGTGGCTAATAAGCTGACCATTCTGACTGAAGGCCtctccacactcctggcacttattgGGCTTCTCCCCCGTTTGGGTTCTGTGATGGCGTTTAAGTTGACTgctgtcactgaagctctttccacactcctggcacttatagggcttctcccctgtgtgggttctgtaaTGGTGTACAACGTTGCTGCTGTctctgaagttctttccacatgCCTGGCACTTataaggcttctcccctgtgtgggttctgtgatggcatTTAAGTTGGCTgctgtcactgaagctctttccacactcctggcacttatagggtttctcacctgtgtgggttctatgatggcgTATAAGATGACCACCCTGACTGaaagtcattccacactcctggcactcatagggtttctcccctgtgtgggttctatgatggcttataagattaccactctgactgaaggcctttccacactcctgacattcatagggtttcttccctgtgtgggttctatgatggctTTTAAGATGATCACTCcgactgaaggcctttccacactcctggcactcatagggtttctcccctgtgtgggttctatgatggatTCTAAGATGACCACCCCAAGTGaaagtcattccacactcctggtgctgaaagggcttctcccctgtgttgGATTTTTGCTGAGAAGACTGAATCTGCTCCTTCTCTCTTCCCATCTGGACCCAAACTGATGCTGttgaaagaaataaagaaatgcagtaagagaccaaaggaagaaGCTGCAGCTAGCTGAGGAAGAGTGATGTCCATTACTCCAGGTTTCCCTGAATCAGGAGGAGCAGGGTGTCTAACTGGGATCTGTGAAGCATGGCTGCACCCTCCCATGTTCTCTCTTATCACTGGCTAAGGATCCAGACCAAGTAGCAGATGGCTATGAAAATAGAGCCCTCAGTCTTCCATCCTGTCACTACTACCTCATTATTGGCACTGACTGAACCCCTTATACTGGGGTCTCCCATACAGGTATGTTGCCCCTTTTCAGCCCAAAACCCACTCCCCAGTATACCTGTCACCCAGGCAGCCAGGAGTTCTGCCTTGGAAGATCCATAAGTAGTCTCATGACACATTTGTGGTCCATCTACAGGCAGGGTTGTTTCCTGTGGGGTTGGTGTCTGGTTTGTAGCAGTACACCACTTGTCTAGATGTCACAGCAGGGACAATGCATATACAAGACACTCAATGCCTATATAAGGATGGTGGTGATAGCAGTGCTCCAGGTGGTTTGGCAAGTGTAAGGAGAGGGGCCCTAACATtgttcccagaaaaaaaaatatataacactGATATaagataccaaaaaaaaaaaatgatacagCTCTTAATAACTACAAGCAATTGCCACTTGCTGTTTATAGGTCAGTACAATTATTCAAAAATCATCTAGGTAAATAAAACTATTCCTGCCTATataaaatgacatcatcatctaatccacacacatacatatggaaaaacaagaaaaagggttaatctaactaagggcacaatcctatgcatatctactcagaagttagtccccttgtgttcaatggagtttactcccaggaaattgtgtcaggcatgccccagtattcacggatttggtatccatggtttcagttatccgtggatacTGTATCTCTTAAAAAGACACAGGAACCTTTTTTAAAACCTTGTTTTACCaagctttttaaaatgttccccTATCATTTTAAAAGGTAtctccagtatccacagtttcaggtatccatggggtagtctagaacagaaccccagcagataccagAGCACAATCGTAAAGGATTGCAGGCTAAAGAGTCTGGAGTTGCTATGGCAAAGGGAGGGAGAAGACTGACAGTCTGCTGGGAAATCCCAAGACAGCAGACCAAGAAAAagagggaagaagaagaggagcagaGCTATCAGAAAGTTCCttgtcaaacagcccaatccaactggGCATATGCAGTGGTGAATCTCCTGATCCATCACCAGGAATGCCACTGTGATGTTTTTGTCATCCTGCACATGGTGCATGAAAAGAGGCCTCTGGGATCTGAGGCCTCCTGTTATCAGTTCAGTTTCAAAGTCATGCACCTAAGTTTCATAAGCGAACACTGGACCTGAAGAATGCCATTTCACTATTTATGCATAAATACTTAAGTATTTATGAATACTTGGGTTGTTTCTCTCCCAGGTAGGTCCTACACACAGACACAGGGGGCAATGCTTCCCAAACCACATCCACTTCCTCCAAAGGGCAGCCAAGGAACTTTCAGTTCATTTTTGGTACCATTACTCCAGGTTGGGGCTACCCTCCTCATCAAGAGACCCAGATCTGGGCTGGCCAGAAGGGGAAGATGTGGGGTCACCAGCCGTCGCAGCAGCCATGcccaggtcatgcagcctggccacTAACTCCCTTGGTAACCTCCAATGGAGCAGAGGTTCCTACCTGAGCCATCTATCAAAGGTCAaaggatcctccttacctacaaaggtaACATTTTCATGATTGTCCATCATGACTTCTTTATAGAGTCGCCTCTGGAATGGACTCAGCCGAGCCCACTCTTCTTTGCTGAAATACAGAGCTACCTCTGCAAATGAAATCGGGCCcttaaagaaaaaggagaaatgacCTATTAGCTACAATGGACCTGCCTAGGCCAGAACTGCAATCCAAAGGGAGATGGTATTCCAGTTTCCATGAAAGAACAAAACATTTCTAAATTTGAAGTCACATTCTCACACGCATTCCATCTCAACTCCACATTTCCATCTTTTGGGCTTCTAGTTCCAATGAAGATTCCCAAGTTCCCTGAAAGGAGGCTCAAAGAATCCTTTCCTTCCATTTCAGCTTCCAAACTGACACCACAAGCCCAGAAGTAACCTCTAGTGCAgggcatattcccaggaaagcatacccAGGACTGAGAACATTGTACAGGAGTCCCCCACTCATTTCACAGGTTAGGGACTGAagcagtggtgaaaagcagaaaCGGAACCTGGTCTTTTTTTAGTGTACAAATGTTGTTTCCGATGCTTTTtcaggcatctctctctctctctctctctctctctctctcactctctctctctctctctcccccccttccatgtcatatgcaaatcaatatGGGAAGGGTAATTTTAGCTTTTAGAACAacagaaagaggttgaaagagtggagcatgtgttgaatgaatgacttccaggtaTAATTAAAAATGTGCGGAAAGAGCAGATCATCAGAAAACAAACCATCAGAAAGCGGGGGATACCTGTACTTTTTAAAGTTGCTTTCACACCTTATAATCCCCATCAGTTTTCCCTCTTTCAAAAATGTGACATCACTTTCTACTGGCTCTGGCCATGGCAGAGGCTTGCCCAGGTGGGAATCTGCCCACTCAAGCCCTTGCACTATGTTGCCAGCAGTAACATAGTGCTGGAAACATACAAGCACATGTAACATtacaaacacatgtaacatgcataCACAGGAGGGAAAGCAGAGGTGTGCAAGGATCTTTTATTGAAGATAATGGCCAGTCTATGTACTTTTGGCAAGAATTAAGGTGTACCAAAGTTTactgaaagtgcttaagaaccaAAAAATGGGATTTCAACTGGGATTCACAATTCTGACATACTCACTCTTAAACTATACAGGGGGACTATGACCACCAACATGTACACAcagtggagccctaaggaaagtaaGCTAGAAGGAGGTAGAAAAACCCTAGAGAAGAATGACTTTAGGGTACAGGAAAAGGAGAGCATGATGGGGGGGTAGTAAGAAGGAAACAAGAATATATAGTGCAGACAGAGACAAAAAGGCTGCGGTTGGAAAGTtacaggaggagaagcccaagcAACAAATCCCCCTTACCTGGTCTAAatgagcagcagccatttctgttccgAAACAGTTTGGTTTCACTTGCTTTGATTCAATTTTTCTACTACCTGTCAGGAAGGAGACCTGGATAAGTTTTTTAACCTTGTATTTCTGCTTTGTTTACATGCTTGAATTCCTTTCCACTATTTGAGGTGATGGCTGGAGAGGGAGATTCAGAGAACATCATGGCTATTAGCCTAATAGTCTTAACTCCTGATGACTAGAAGCTAACTAACATCAGTGCTGATGGGCTGAAGCTAACTTACATTAGCTAGAAGCTGATGTTAGTCCTGATTGCTAAAAGCTAACATTagctagaacagggatgtcaaacttgtttcctacagaaggccaaagttagcatttatgatgcctgcagagggccagaggtaaCATCATAACAcagagagtgacatcattaagcagaaagtgacatcatgaagcagaggatggccagaaacaagcactttgttcttgcatagaaattcattagctgcaaatgacagaagagaaaatttgcaaatctggTTCATATTATTAAGATATGAGAGAATCCAATTAACAAGTtacaagagcccaattataaggggggctggataaattgcttccaggggccacactTGGTCCACAGGGCTTTACATCTGACCCCCTGTTCTAACCAAAACAATGAACACAACCACAGTCTTGCCTAGGAGGAGGGTTGGGAGAGGGGCTTGACCTCTCTGCACTaacactggggagggggctgtttaCAGCAATCATCTGGATATCTGGCTCATGAGAACAGATTGTTTAATAGGTCAGGCAAGATGGGGGGGGACTGGCAATCCCTGGGAGGGGGGTGATCAGAACCCAATGGGGCTGCACCAGGTCATTACACAGGCTTTTGTGACTGCCAGTCCAATCCAGGCCTCATTTCCCAGGTGCAGAAAGAGTCCAGCAGGCCCTTCTTTTCTgggtttccccaaatgcagcccatgcacccacccagccacagctctctctctctctctctctctctctctctctctctctctctgcaatcagaAACCTGCCGCTTCCATTCCTCCCAGGGCCTTCACCCACCTGCTCCCAGACCTTCCATCTCTAGCTGAGCTCAGGCCTTCTGATCCccttctttatccagccctcttGCAAGGCCTTCCCCTTTTCAGGATCAGAGTCCCAGGTCACAGCAGGGTCTGCTAGGAAATATAGTCcctgggcccagtcctcccacAAACCTCATTAACAAATCTTTTTCTCCCCGCTGCACAAACTGTCATTCATTCCATTgctcagaccagtggttctcaaacttttctggccagtagctcccttcacccccatggctgttggccatgactccccatcatgtttctgagggctggaagtgacatcattaaacaggaagtggccacaaatattaactatattaatattaattatattaatcacatcattaattaaatgcagatcttaaaaatatattattaatacacagcaataaaCATGCTTTATAAGTGATCAGCTGCTGTTGGAgaaaggatgctggagtaggtagattttgtctggtccagaaaGACCCATTTTTTtcaactttgtaagcataccaatagaattgttttatcaaatgaactttgtgaacaaccagtctgaccaacattacacacacacacacacacctgctgtggaccccaatccaactactcatttctcccattctccttggataggattgaaccctttattaatttaattaaattaaattcttcCAGCAGCTGATGGGGAAAAGACCATGAAAacatatcagagctgataagggtttggttaggagactaatactgttaataattgtctcctatactaggagatgcacagcccaattctatgcacgtctactcagaagtaagtcccattagagtcaaaggggcttactcccaggtaagtgtggataggattgggctggcaatcacttcatcaatggctgatacgtattcccttcaaatagcaagattcatcactttaaaaatacagcctctcctcttcagtcaaataataagattaataaatcactttacaaacagtacccttttctgctcttggccaagtaaagtgtgtgcttgtctgtCTTCtgcccctttgccaactgcatggaaacaactttaagacccctggtgactggtaaaataggaagtgttttatttggggagggggaggaaagcgggaaggtttggagattgaaaggggggagtggaagaaggaggggggttgaaaagagagatttcactttgatgagaaatgatcccaggttgggaactaggaaccaaccagacaaggatcaaggagggtttctttctgatggtcagcaagggcaaggactgcaaactgagcatactcggtatttgccagctggaggttggagtcgaagagctttggaaacaacatggcagcagcctcaaagggagaagagggcgggcagcagccactctcacagtcCCTCTCAgggggagcagctgagcaacccccgtttcttctgctttaataaAAAGCGCAGAAGATGGAGGGGCTTGCATTCTGCCCAGGAACGGTGGtatgactgtatcgctgcgagaagATATCCCGCACCTCCCCTGTGCGTTCgtggtgcctccccagggagccacacctCGCAGTTTGAAAAACAATGGCTCAGACCATAAGTTTCAAAGCACTTTTTCCCTCTGCCAAGGAGATCTTGGAGTTTGCAGCCAGGAAAGCTATTGATCAGTCCTGGTTCCCTTCAGCCCTGTCTTTCCCCTAAGAAATCTTGTTATACATGTTATACATGCATTGTCCCATAAGCCTTCTGGCAATGAAAGGCTCTCATCTAGAGCTGCTACGCAATTTCGCCTAGAGCAAATGCTGGGGTTGAATTTCCTGATTGGGCAAAGCATCTGGGAAATTCTGAGAGAAGCAAAAGAATTATTATATTAATTGCCACTTGTCTCAAGGGGTGCCTTGCACATCCTTCTGTGGATCTAGGGTTCTAACATCATCTCTACTCACACCTAGGTATTTACACCCATTTAACTTTACTGAAGTCAACACTGAAGTCCAAATGGTTCAGCGTTTGACTGCTCTGTGAAGTATAAAGACACTCAGGCAGGAGGTCACAGACATTTTACAGAAAAGTTAAGTTGCTTCTGTGTGAAATGTTTTGACTGTTTCATAAAAAATGCTGCACTCTCTTTTCCACACTCAGGCTTGTGCAAATCAAAAAGCAGAAAGCTTTACTCAAAGTGAAATCATTTCATCAGCTGAATTGGACAAAGTGTGATGagtcattttaaaatgtcattttatcCAGATGTAAGTGCCAGAAATTCTGCTGCTGTGAACTGCTTAGGTATTAACATTTACTCACCCAGGGAACACTGCCAGGTTATACCAGTTGAGAAGCCAACCACTGCCGAATAACCAAATTGCTTTTCCCTTATTAAAGGAAATTACTTTCCCATTCCATGGAAAGATTTGTTTATTCTTCATTAATGTTCCCATTACATAAATGATATTAAGAACAGCCTTTTCTGTTGCTTAACAACCTATATTAGCATCTAGATTAAATGAAGTTTCAACCCAATACTATTAGGGCCTTATGCCAGCAGAACTCATTCTGGCAGTATAATGTAAggtaactgggtaagaggcactttttcaagtgggtgctcctcttttatttagcagggggagagtaactagccctcctcaccccactagtgtcttttctagtggctgtctgctggtgttcttttgcatctttttagattgtgagccctcttgggacagggagccattagccatttgatttttctctgtaaaccgctttgtgaactttctgttgaaaagtggtatataaatactgttaacaataacaatatagCTGTCAAAAAATGCAAAGTGCTATTCAATGCGGCCGGGCCACCAcagcaagcagcaagcagccagatTCATGCACCAGCAACCAGAGGATGCCCACCAGTGCTGGTAAGACAGTGCAGGAAATgagaggaaggcagagagagagggcaTTTGTCAGTCAATCTCTCTCAAAAAGGCGGCCATGATGCAAACTACATCATCTGGCAGACCTCAGAATAGTACactgtggcagcccaatcctagccacactttcctggaagtaagccccattgattctaatggcacttacttctgagtaatgcataggatAGTAATGCATAATACATAGTGAGTCAGGGACAGGGTACCCTCTTCTGTAGCTATTCCACATATAGAAACTGGGATGCAAACTCACTTGAGGCTTTCCTGACTCATCCACTTGGGGTTGCttgacctgggagggggtgatgtTGCCAGGCTTCCCTTGGTGCATCCTATATATGTGGGCTGTGAGGACCCAGGAACAGAACAGACGGCTGTTCAAGCTGCTCTGATCAGGGGCAGGGTTGACTGATCTGGGGTCTTGTAGGCACATAGGCACCCTCACAGCTCATGAAGTCCATTCCCACAGTGGATTGTTGTCTAACCAAGAATCTTGCTTCAGGTGTTTCATAATCACTAACGTATTTCATTTAAATGCCAACATTCATTTGCCTCTTCTTTCTTAGGCCATGTCTTCTTTATCCTGCTAAACTTAAAGTATTTTTGAATCTTATTTTTGAGAAGTGTCCCATCTGTAGAATCTTATTTGGAACCCACTACTTGCCTCTGAATCCAAAGTTTGACTTCTCACCCTTTTGCATTTGGGGCATTGCATTTGGGGCATTGTATCAGTGTGCCATACCAGGTGAGGAAAGTcaggcaagtttttaaaaaggatcCACATTGTTGCATGCTAATGACAGGATGAGATACTTGAGCATATGGCTTCCAGATGGCCAGCAACTGTTATTGAATAATATGGCAGGCTTGTGATGTCTGGGGTTAGTAGAAAGACTAGCAGTGGCATACTAAGCAAAGGTCCTTTGCAATCAACGattattttaaaacacaattCTTCCTAACAGTTAACACCATGAACTGGTCTTACTGCTGCTGGCGGGCTTAGAAGACGCACTATGATGCACGGTAAACATTATTACTCCAACGGTTCTTCTCCAGCTTGGGTTTTAATCCAAGCCCAAAAGTAACCTAAGCCTGCTCCCATCCATTCACCCACTCCTTGCCCCAGTCTCTCTCCCAGCTcattgcttttcttactgctcTGGTGGTGACAAAGTAATGGAAGGATCTCTTTCCCCACCTTCTCCTTCTGATACCTGACACCCACATCAGTAGCACTGGGGAAACTCAATTCTCAGTGCTGCTTGTTTCTAACATACACAGGAGTATACCAGGCATCAGAGAAGATGGAGAGCAAGACATACCATCCCACCAGAACAGTAAGAAAAGTACATTCATGGGGAAGAGGGAAGCAGGTGAGTGGGCAGAAGAGGGgatttgattgggggggggggctagtttATTATTTTGTAAGCCCAATGCCAGGGAATGGGGGGATAGCCGATCATCACCTTGAAGGAGGATATTTTAGAAAAATCATGCCCCAAGACTAAGAGAAAATTGCCAGTGTACCTagagaaataaaataattaaagccCATGGCAACTAGTCACAGAGGAGGCTGCCTGTCTGCATCTCTGAATGACTTACTGCTCTAGCCTTGCCTCtctttaattaattataattgcCTCTATACTGGAGGCACATGTGTGCAATTCAAATGTGGTTGGATCATTAAATTACTCCCAATGCAGACAAAATAGCAAAATTACCAGAGGCGATTGCCTGTTGTGGTTCTGAGTGAGTCACTGCTCTGATATTGCTTTTTTCCCAAGCCAAAGGCATGACAAAAACAAGAACTCATGCAGAAACACAGGGATTGTCCTGCTCTGAGAGTGAGTAATTCTTATTCTTTAACACTCTGAGAAAGTCAATCTTTTTGAGTGCAATGATGAAATCCGCCTCCAGTTTTAATTCAGGAGAACACATGCGCCACAGCTAACAAGATCTGGAGAAATGCTGTCTTAGAAGATGTAAAATGATGTGGGTGAAGAGACAGCTGGTGCAATTCTCATGCACTGGGATTAGTCTGTGCTGCTATTTAAAATTGGCTTTAGGAGCGAAACTTTCTGGGCTACAGGATCCATATTCATTTCCAGCTGCTAGTGTTGCACAAAAAACTAACATGATTTCTAAAAAAAATCAAGGTTATCTGGTCTCTCAAATTCCTATCCACTTACTAGtacatttgtttcaatatttgcTCTGGTATTGCACTGTGAAAGCAGTCTCTGATGGTAAAATCCATTATCAAAtggaaatgaataaatgaaacatgtggggggggggggagtagaccCAAAAGAATGCAATCAGCATGCCAGGTCAAATGACTACAGATTCTGTTTTCATAAGTCAGTATCTGCTGAGTCAAGACGTTTGCTCACAATCTGCCATAGAAATTGTAGGTTGAAAGAGATTTCTAAAACTGAAATCCTCTACACACTTATGTGGGACTCAGTCCCAGtggactcaatggggcttccttctgtgtAGATACAAATAAGTTTGCCCTCTAAGTAGATCTTTGATTTACAGTAGGCTTGGCAAAATAGCTGCCAAAGAAACTATTTTCATTGTTAAATCTCACAAACCCTCTTCCAGGAATCTTGCACATAGCGTGGCTGTTGGACATTTCTGAGCTATCAGAATGTGATATCTTGGTTATAGCACTGTCACGGACAAAGCTAACTGAAAGCCAGACAAAATGACAGCTGGACCATTTCTCCTTTGCAATGCAAATCCAGTGCAGAATGGGATTAGTGTATATGAAAAAATACCCTATCT from Tiliqua scincoides isolate rTilSci1 chromosome 4, rTilSci1.hap2, whole genome shotgun sequence encodes the following:
- the LOC136648450 gene encoding zinc finger protein 436-like, coding for MAAAHLDQGPISFAEVALYFSKEEWARLSPFQRRLYKEVMMDNHENVTFVASVWVQMGREKEQIQSSQQKSNTGEKPFQHQECGMTFTWGGHLRIHHRTHTGEKPYECQECGKAFSRSDHLKSHHRTHTGKKPYECQECGKAFSQSGNLISHHRTHTGEKPYECQECGMTFSQGGHLIRHHRTHTGEKPYKCQECGKSFSDSSQLKCHHRTHTGEKPYKCQACGKNFRDSSNVVHHYRTHTGEKPYKCQECGKSFSDSSQLKRHHRTQTGEKPNKCQECGEAFSQNGQLISHKRTHSGEKP